Proteins encoded together in one Micromonospora auratinigra window:
- the fusA gene encoding elongation factor G yields the protein MAAADALANVRNIGIMAHIDAGKTTTTERILFYTGITYKIGEVHEGAAVMDWMEQEQERGITITSAATKCEWKGHTIQIIDTPGHVDFTVEVERSLRVLDGAVAVYDGVAGVEPQTENVWRQADKYHVPRMCFVNKLDRTGADFFRCVQMMIDRLNATPLVLQIPIGLEGDHIGVVDLVNMRALTWRGETQKGEDYAIEEIPADLVDSANEWREKLMETLADVDDAVMEKYLEGEEISVEEIKAAIRRATIASKANPVLCGSAFKNKGVQPMLDAVIDYLPSPLDVPAIEGTATDGETPMQRKPSKSEPFSGLAFKIQTDKHLGKLTYVRVYSGVVETGTQVVNSTKDRKERIGKIYQMHANKREERGSAQAGDIIAVQGLKQTTTGDTLCDPANPVILESMTFPEPVIEVAIEPKTKADQEKLSTAIQRLAEEDPTFRVKLDDQTGQTVISGMGELHLDILVDRMRREFNVEANIGKPQVAYRETIRRTVEKVEYTHKKQTGGSGQYARVIISVEPLPLGNDAPTYEFANAVTGGRIPREFIPSVDAGAQDAMQYGILAGFPLVGVKLTLVDGQYHEVDSSEMAFKIAGSMAMKEAARKADPALLEPMMAVEVTTPEENMGDVIGDLNSRRGIIQAMEERSGARVVRALVPLSEMFGYVGDLRSKTQGRASYSMQFDSYAEVPASVAKEIIAKATGE from the coding sequence GTGGCCGCCGCAGACGCGCTCGCCAACGTACGCAACATCGGCATCATGGCGCACATCGATGCCGGTAAGACCACGACCACCGAGCGGATCCTGTTCTACACCGGTATCACGTACAAGATCGGTGAGGTCCACGAGGGCGCTGCCGTCATGGACTGGATGGAGCAGGAGCAGGAGCGTGGTATCACCATCACCTCCGCTGCTACCAAGTGTGAGTGGAAGGGCCACACGATCCAGATCATCGACACGCCCGGTCACGTCGACTTCACGGTCGAGGTCGAGCGGTCGCTGCGGGTGCTGGACGGTGCGGTCGCGGTCTACGACGGCGTCGCCGGCGTGGAGCCGCAGACGGAGAACGTCTGGCGCCAGGCGGACAAGTACCACGTCCCGCGGATGTGCTTCGTCAACAAGCTCGACCGCACCGGCGCGGACTTCTTCCGCTGCGTGCAGATGATGATCGACCGGCTCAACGCCACCCCGCTGGTGCTCCAGATCCCGATCGGGCTCGAGGGCGACCACATCGGTGTCGTCGACCTGGTCAACATGCGCGCCCTCACCTGGCGCGGGGAGACCCAGAAGGGTGAGGACTACGCGATCGAGGAGATTCCGGCCGACCTGGTCGACTCCGCGAACGAGTGGCGCGAGAAGCTGATGGAGACCCTGGCCGACGTCGACGACGCGGTGATGGAGAAGTACCTGGAGGGCGAGGAGATCTCCGTCGAGGAGATCAAGGCCGCCATCCGGCGCGCCACCATCGCCAGCAAGGCCAACCCGGTGCTCTGCGGCTCGGCGTTCAAGAACAAGGGCGTGCAGCCCATGCTCGACGCCGTGATCGACTACCTCCCGTCGCCGCTGGACGTCCCGGCCATCGAGGGCACCGCGACCGACGGCGAGACGCCGATGCAGCGGAAGCCGTCGAAGTCGGAGCCGTTCTCGGGTCTCGCCTTCAAGATCCAGACCGACAAGCACCTCGGCAAGCTCACCTACGTCCGGGTCTACTCCGGCGTGGTCGAGACCGGTACCCAGGTGGTCAACTCCACCAAGGACCGCAAGGAGCGCATCGGCAAGATCTACCAGATGCACGCCAACAAGCGGGAAGAGCGCGGCTCGGCCCAGGCCGGCGACATCATCGCGGTGCAGGGTCTGAAGCAGACCACCACCGGTGACACCCTCTGCGACCCGGCGAACCCGGTCATCCTCGAGTCGATGACCTTCCCGGAGCCGGTCATCGAGGTGGCCATCGAGCCGAAGACCAAGGCCGACCAGGAGAAGCTCAGCACCGCCATCCAGCGGCTCGCCGAGGAGGACCCGACCTTCCGGGTCAAGCTCGACGACCAGACCGGTCAGACGGTCATCTCCGGCATGGGCGAGCTGCACCTGGACATCCTGGTCGACCGGATGCGCCGCGAGTTCAACGTCGAGGCGAACATCGGTAAGCCGCAGGTGGCGTACCGCGAGACCATCCGCCGCACGGTGGAGAAGGTCGAGTACACCCACAAGAAGCAGACCGGTGGTTCGGGTCAGTACGCCCGCGTCATCATCAGCGTGGAGCCGCTGCCCCTGGGCAACGACGCGCCGACCTACGAGTTCGCGAACGCCGTCACCGGTGGTCGTATCCCCCGGGAGTTCATCCCGTCGGTGGACGCCGGCGCCCAGGACGCGATGCAGTACGGCATCCTCGCCGGCTTCCCGCTGGTGGGTGTCAAGCTGACCCTGGTGGACGGCCAGTACCACGAGGTCGACTCGTCCGAAATGGCGTTCAAGATCGCCGGCTCGATGGCGATGAAGGAGGCGGCCCGCAAGGCCGACCCCGCGCTGCTCGAGCCGATGATGGCTGTTGAGGTCACCACTCCTGAGGAGAACATGGGTGACGTCATCGGCGACCTCAACTCCCGTCGCGGCATCATCCAGGCGATGGAGGAGCGCAGTGGCGCTCGCGTCGTCCGGGCCCTGGTGCCGCTGTCGGAGATGTTCGGCTACGTCGGCGACCTGCGGTCGAAGACCCAGGGCCGGGCTAGCTACAGCATGCAGTTCGACTCCTACGCCGAGGTTCCGGCCTCGGTGGCCAAGGAGATCATCGCCAAGGCGACGGGTGAGTGA
- the rpsG gene encoding 30S ribosomal protein S7, producing MPRKGPAPRRPLVADPVYNSPLVTQLVNKILLRGKRQLAESIVYAALEGCREKSGTDPVVTLKRAMDNVKPTLEVRSRRVGGATYQVPVEVRPSRATTLGLRWLVTYSRARREKTMVERLMNELLDASNGLGAAVKRREDTHKMAESNKAFAHYRW from the coding sequence ATGCCGCGTAAGGGACCCGCTCCGCGGCGGCCGCTGGTCGCTGACCCGGTGTACAACTCGCCGCTGGTCACCCAGCTGGTGAACAAGATCCTCCTGCGCGGCAAGCGCCAGCTCGCCGAGAGCATCGTGTACGCGGCGCTCGAGGGCTGCCGGGAGAAGTCCGGCACCGACCCCGTCGTCACCCTCAAGCGGGCGATGGACAACGTGAAGCCGACCCTCGAGGTCCGCAGCCGTCGTGTCGGTGGCGCCACCTACCAGGTTCCGGTCGAGGTCCGGCCGTCCCGTGCGACCACGCTGGGTCTGCGCTGGCTGGTGACCTACTCCCGGGCCCGCCGTGAGAAGACCATGGTCGAGCGGCTGATGAACGAGCTGCTGGACGCGAGCAACGGCCTCGGTGCCGCCGTCAAGCGGCGCGAGGACACGCACAAGATGGCCGAGTCGAACAAGGCCTTCGCGCACTACCGCTGGTAA